A region from the Rhinoderma darwinii isolate aRhiDar2 chromosome 2, aRhiDar2.hap1, whole genome shotgun sequence genome encodes:
- the CTSC gene encoding dipeptidyl peptidase 1 yields the protein MEKLRSVLVIALLAAWSRPGTSDTPANCSFPDLEGTWEFQVSPSKAGASSKDIDCSQLGPVEKTLKITIRPLDVAEDEFGNVGFVTLIYNQGFEIVVNGYKWFAFFKYEQKGTNVTSYCHETFPGWVHDVLGRNWACFLGKKVSPKSGEKVSPAQFPKEGGWLSSTPFKSNFGLVQQINSVQKSWSAGVYPELDGLSMEDLLRRAGGRKSKIPSIPPPAPTPTDEKYQGLPDAWDWRNVQGVSFVSPVRNQGSCGSCYAFSTMGMLESRIRFMTRLKQTPILSTQQVVSCSNYSQACDGGFPYLISGKYIQDFGIVEESDLPYTGTTSPCALKDGYYKYYSSEYHYVGGFYGGCNEAYMKYELVLGGPLAISFEVYDDFMYYTEGVYHHTGLADRFNPFQLTNHAVLLVGYGVDSKSGEKYWIVKNSWGESWGEEGYFRIRRGTNECAIESIAVSATPIPKL from the exons ATGGAGAAGCTGCGCTCGGTGCTCGTGATTGCGCTCTTGGCTGCCTGGAGCCGGCCTGGGACCTCTGACACCCCGGCCAACTGCTCCTTCCCAGATCTAGAAGGGACCTGGGAGTTCCAAGTGAGCCCTAGTAAAGCAGGGGCCAGCAGCAAGGACATTGATTGCTCCCAACTGG GGCCGGTTGAAAAAACGCTGAAGATCACTATAAGACCGCTTGATGTTGCTGAAGATGAGTTTGGAAATGTCGGCTTCGTTACCTTGATCTACAATCAAGGCTTTGAGATCGTCGTCAATGGCTACAAGTGGTTTGCTTTTTTCAAG TATGAGCAAAAAGGAACAAACGTCACCAGTTACTGTCACGAGACGTTTCCCGGCTGGGTGCACGATGTGTTGGGCCGTAACTGGGCTTGCTTTCTCGGAAAGAAAGTTTCACCCAAATCAGGTGAAAAAGTAAGCCCAGCGCAGTTTCCCAAGGAAGGAGGATG GCtctccagcacacccttcaagagCAACTTTGGACTTGTGCAACAAATCAACTCTGTTCAGAAATCGTGGAGCGCGGGGGTGTACCCTGAACTGGATGGACTGTCCATGGAGGATCTTCTGAGAAGAGCTGGCGGACGTAAATCAAAAATTCCAAG CATTCCTCCTCCAGCACCTACTCCGACCGACGAGAAATATCAAGGTCTCCCTGATGCTTGGGATTGGCGCAATGTCCAGGGAGTTAGCTTTGTCAGTCCTGTTAGAAATCAAG GATCTTGCGGAAGTTGCTACGCCTTTTCAACCATGGGAATGTTGGAATCCCGTATCCGTTTCATGACCAGACTTAAGCAGACGCCCATCTTGAGTACCCAGCAAGTTGTCTCCTGCAGTAATTACTCACAAG CTTGTGATGGTGGATTCCCTTATCTGATTTCTGGCAAATACATCCAAGACTTCGGCATCGTAGAAGAGTCTGATCTGCCATACACTGGTACAACCTCCCCCTGTGCCCTGAAAGATGGCTACTACAAGTACTACTCCTCCGAGTACCACTACGTGGGAGGCTTCTATGGGGGCTGCAATGAAGCCTATATGAAATACGAATTGGTTTTGGGGGGTCCTTTGGCAATATCCTTTGAAGTCTATGATGACTTTATGTATTATACGGAAGGTGTCTACCACCATACTGGGCTAGCGGATAGATTCAACCCATTTCAGCTAACCAACCATGCTGTACTCTTAGTTGGGTATGGCGTGGATTCCAAATCTGGGGAAAAATATTGGATCGTGAAGAACAGCTGGGGAGAGTCATGGGGTGAGGAGGGTTACTTCAGAATACGTAGGGGTACAAACGAGTGCGCTATCGAAAGTATAGCCGTCAGTGCGACTCCTATTCCAAAATTGTAA